Within the Methanobrevibacter ruminantium genome, the region TTGAGCTTGCAAGACCTGTAATCCATGTAGGTTTCGGTGATGACATTCATAAAATCTTACGTTCCACCTGTAGTGAATGTGGACGTGTGCTCTTGGATGATGATGAAATCGGAGAGTTCACTGAAAAGATGGAAGAACTCCAAGAAGCAGGTGAAAGCGTAGAAGAACTCGTAAAAGATGTTTATAAAATCTGTAAAGATAAAAAAACCAAAGAGGTATGCCCTCATTGTGGTGCTGAACAGGAAGACATCAAGATTGTCAAACCTATTGACATTATTGAAGTTCGCAAACAATACGATGAAAACGGAGAACTCATAACTGAAGAGGATGGAACTCCTAGAACTGAAGATTATGATTTAACTGCATCTGAAGTACGTGAAAAGCTTCAACGCATTCCAGATGAAGATGCATACGTTTTAGGTGTAAATCCTGAAGTTGCACGTCCTGAATGGATGGTGCTCACAGTACTCCCTGTACCTCCAGTAACCGTAAGACCTTCAATCACTCTTGATACTGGTGAAAGATCTGAGGATGACTTAACTCACAAGTTAGTGGATATTTTAAGAATCAACCAAAGATTGATTGAAAACATGGATGCTGGTGCTCCACAACTTATTGTAGAGGACCTTTGGAAATTACTCCAATACCACGTAACCACTTACTTTGACAATGAAGCAAGTGGTGTTCCTCCTGCAAGACACAGAAGTGGAAGACCTCTTAAGACTTTAGCTCAAAGATTGAAAGGTAAGGAAGGAAGATTCAGAAGTAACCTTTCCGGTAAACGTGTAAACTTCTCAGCACGTACTGTAATCTCTCCTGATCCAAATATCAGTATTAATGAAGTTGGCGTTCCTGAAATGATTGCAAAAGAGGTAACTGTGCCCACTTATGTAAACGAGTGGAACATTGAAGAATTAAAAGAAGCTATCTTAAATGGTCCAAATGTTCACCCTGGAGCTAACTATGTCAAAAAGACCATCAAGGGTAAGGAAATGAAAGTTAGAGTCTTGGATGACAACAGGGAATTAGTCGTTGAGAACCTTAAATATGGTGATGTTGTAATGAGACATCTAAAAGATGGAGATATTGTTTTATTCAACCGTCAACCTTCTCTTCACAGAATGAGTATGATGGCTCACGAAGTAAGAGTATTGCCTTACAAGACTTTCAGATTAAACCTTTGTGTATGTCCTCCATACAATGCGGACTTTGACGGAGACGAAATGAACATGCACGTTTTCCAAACTGATGAATCCCGTGCTGAAGCTAAATCCTTGATGAGAGTACAGGAACACATCTTATCTCCAAGGTTTGGTGGACCAATTATCGGTGCTATTCACGACCACATTAGTGGAGCTTACCTTTTAACTCGTGATGGTTTCACTGTTCCTGAAGATGATGCTTTCCAAATGATTAGAAAATCACATCTTCTCAACAATGAATATGTTGATAAAAAGCATTTAAAACGTAAAAACCGTGATTGGACTGGTAAAGAGTTATTCAGCTTATTGCTTCCAGATGACCTTAACATGAACTATAAAGCAGAGATTTGTAGAAAATGTGAAACTTGTCTTAAGGAAGATTGCCAATATGATGCATTCGTAGTAATCAAAGACGGCCAATTAACCCATGGTGCTATTGACGAAGCAGCATACGGTTCCTTCTCCGGTAAAATCTTGGATACAATCGTTAAGGAATACGGACCATCCCGTGCAAAAGAATTCTTGGACAGATCCACTGACCTTGCTATCTGCGGTATCATGAAAACAGGTATTACCACTGGCACTAACGATGAGGAAATTCCTGAAGAGGCAATTGAGGTTATTGGCGCTCACTTAGATAAGGCTGAACAAGAAGTAGACAAATTAATTGCAACTTATGAAGAAGGACTTCTCCAATCTTTACCTGGTAGAAGTGCAGAAGAAACCTTGGAAATGCGTATTGTGCAAGTTCTTGGGGAAGCTAGGGACACAGCAGGGGAAATCGCAGAAGGTTACCTCACTATGGGAAAACAATCTCAAGATGACTCCTATGACTACGTGATGGCTGTTGAAAACCACTCTGTAGTTATGGCTCGTACCGGTGCAAGGGCATCCATGTTGAACCTCGCTCAGATTACCGCTTGTGTAGGACAGCAATCTGTTCGTGGTGGACGTATTACAAGAGGATACTTAGCTAGACCATTGCCTCACTTCAGAAAACATGAGTTAGGGGCAAGAGCAAAAGGATTTGTACATTCCAGTTATAAGGAAGGATTAGACCCTGTAGAATTCTTCTTCCACGCTATGGGTGGAAGAGAAGGTTTAGTAGATACTGCTATCCGTACAGCACAATCCGGTTATATGCAAAGAAGACTTGTAAATGCACTTGAAGACTTAAATGTAAGATCCGACGGATTAGTCACTGACAACAAAGGTCAAGTCATTCAAAGTGTATTTGGTGAAGAAGGTATTGACCCAGCAAAAAGTGACTTCGGTCATGTAGCAAACTTAGATAAACTTATTGACGAAATGAGGATTAAGGATAACTAATTGAGGGGGCAATTTTATGACTGATACTAAAGAGATATCTGAAGCAATTAATGTTCAAGAATTATTTGAAAAGAGCAAAATTGGTTTTTCTAAAGAATATA harbors:
- a CDS encoding DNA-directed RNA polymerase subunit A'; translation: MKGIIKKIDRINFGLMSPEQIREMSVVKIERPDTYDEDGYPIESGLMDSRLGVIDPSLKCRTCGEKGGECQGHFGMIELARPVIHVGFGDDIHKILRSTCSECGRVLLDDDEIGEFTEKMEELQEAGESVEELVKDVYKICKDKKTKEVCPHCGAEQEDIKIVKPIDIIEVRKQYDENGELITEEDGTPRTEDYDLTASEVREKLQRIPDEDAYVLGVNPEVARPEWMVLTVLPVPPVTVRPSITLDTGERSEDDLTHKLVDILRINQRLIENMDAGAPQLIVEDLWKLLQYHVTTYFDNEASGVPPARHRSGRPLKTLAQRLKGKEGRFRSNLSGKRVNFSARTVISPDPNISINEVGVPEMIAKEVTVPTYVNEWNIEELKEAILNGPNVHPGANYVKKTIKGKEMKVRVLDDNRELVVENLKYGDVVMRHLKDGDIVLFNRQPSLHRMSMMAHEVRVLPYKTFRLNLCVCPPYNADFDGDEMNMHVFQTDESRAEAKSLMRVQEHILSPRFGGPIIGAIHDHISGAYLLTRDGFTVPEDDAFQMIRKSHLLNNEYVDKKHLKRKNRDWTGKELFSLLLPDDLNMNYKAEICRKCETCLKEDCQYDAFVVIKDGQLTHGAIDEAAYGSFSGKILDTIVKEYGPSRAKEFLDRSTDLAICGIMKTGITTGTNDEEIPEEAIEVIGAHLDKAEQEVDKLIATYEEGLLQSLPGRSAEETLEMRIVQVLGEARDTAGEIAEGYLTMGKQSQDDSYDYVMAVENHSVVMARTGARASMLNLAQITACVGQQSVRGGRITRGYLARPLPHFRKHELGARAKGFVHSSYKEGLDPVEFFFHAMGGREGLVDTAIRTAQSGYMQRRLVNALEDLNVRSDGLVTDNKGQVIQSVFGEEGIDPAKSDFGHVANLDKLIDEMRIKDN